The Methylocystis bryophila genome contains the following window.
TCCTTTTGCTGATTAACGAGCTCGGGGATGATTTCATTGGACAGGTATTCAAATGCGAGCCGACCGCGGAAAAATTGCGTGACGCCAATCAACAGATCCTTGCGCAGCAGCTCGATCTCTGCTGGCTTTTCACGCAAAAGCTTTAGATAGGAGGCGGGCGTCTCGATTCGAACCGCGTTCATGCGATGCTCGAGGCGACGCTGCAACGTGCCTTCCTTATAGACGCTGAAGTCATGCCCGGTCTTGTCTCGAAGCAGCGCGATGATCTCAGAGAACTCACCTGATGCAGCAAGCGGGTGGGATTTCTTCACGTCCGCGGCCGCCGGCGCCGCTCCGTGCAGCCGTGCAAGAATGAGCTCGGGAATGTCTGCGACCAACCCGACGATATCGACGACGTCGGTTGCGATCGCGCTACGCGGCATCCCATCGAACTCGGCCTCCTCCGGATCCTGAGCAATCACAAGGCCGCCTTTTTCCTTGATCGCGACAAGCCCGACGCTGCCGTCCGATCCGGTCCCCGATAGCACGACGCAGACGGCCTGCTTGCCACAAGCTTCGGCGAGCGAAGCCAGGAAAAAGTCGAAGGGCAATCGCGCGCCGCGGCGTTGCGTCGGCTTCGTTAGCCGCAACAGCCCATCTCTAACCGAAAGATTGGCGCCCGGAGGAATGAGATAGACATGATTGCGTTCGAGCGGCGCGGCGTCCTTGGCTTGCGCGACCGTCATGCTCGTGTGATTGGAGAGCAATTCCTGCATGAGACTGGGATGCGTGGGATCCAGATGCTGGATCATCACGAAGGCCATTCCGCTCGTGGGACTCTGCGCATCGAGGAAGCTGCGGAACGCCTCCAGCCCACCCGCCGAAGCGCCGATTGCGACGATCGGAAATGCGCAGCGCTGGGGCGAATCTTTTGGCGAGACGGCGCGAATGTTCTTCGAGCCGGCCGTATCGCCTTTTGCGCTTGTGGGGCTCGTCATCATTTCTATCCGAAATTTTGTCTGCCGCTCCGCCGCAAGCGCCATCAGCTGAGCAGCACCTGCGACTAATAGATATTGGCTCCCTTTGAATTTACAAACCCGCCCATTTTGGTCCTGGCTTGGATCTTCGATTGCGGAGTCGATTTCGTTGTTTTGAGTAGTTTCCGGGCCTACCCGCAATTTTTCTCGTGGAGCACAATCCAAAATCGATTTCCCGACGCGAAATCCCAACCGAGGCGAATTAGCTTCTTATCCGTCGGCTACAAATGCGAGATCGGTCCAATGACCAGCCCTTATCAAGCGATCGTCTGGATCGATCCGCGGGAAGGAAGGTCTTCCATTTCGATTCGACTGGTCACCGCGGCGATGGCCGAGGCAAAGGCGATGCTGATCACCGGCCCAGACAGCGCCGAATTGGAACTGGCCGCGTGTTAGACGAGCCGTCATGCCCATTCCGCCAGCTGCATTGTCGGCGTGGAGACGATTGATCATATCGACGGACCCTTGGCCGCGGTCGCTCGGCTCTACTTTAACCCCAAGGACGGTTCTCAACAGGGAAGCTCGCGAACGCAGCTAGGGCTTTAGTGCCAGAAAGGAGTTCTCATGTCACTCGGGACAATCCTTCTCATCGTTCTCGTCCTGATGCTCGTCGGGGCGTTCCCGACTTGGTCCCATAGCGCCAGCTGGGGCTATTTCCCGTCGGGCGCCCTCGGAACGATTCTGATCGTGGTGCTCATCCTCGTTTTGTTGGGCCGATTATAGACGCCTGCGAAGTCCCGCGGTTGGGATTCGTCGCGATTCCCGCGCCGGTTGGCGCGGGTTGTTCCGGGGCCCCCGACATCTGTCGCTGTGGCTTATCATTTAGTCTGGATAAGCCGCATGAGTGTTGGCGGCTCAAGGGAAAATATTCATCGCTGCATGTGAACGCGGGGTCGCCCTGCGGCAAGATCAAAGGAGCCCAAAATGCGCGGATTTCATGAGGCGCAAGCGAGCGAGTCTCGGTTGCGGGTCGTCTTCGAGGACGATCAGATTTCTTTCGGCTTTCCGACCGTAGCGACGCTCGGCGATGTCGCCGATTGGGTGGGGGGCCTCGCCAAATTCCATGAAAGCTCTCTCGTCGCCGTCGATGTCAAGATACCGAGACGCGCTGCTCCATCCATCGCTTCGACAGGAGCCTCCCAAGGAACGCACTGACATTTCCATCGCCGCTTCGCCGTTCAAGCGCAGGCCGCAGAAGCAACCGGTTTCGCGGGTCGCCGACCCGCTCCCCAACGGGTGCGCTGCCGGCAAGGTGACGCCTTCGCGCACATCAAGACGCGTTGGCCTAACGCTCGCAAGGATCGATTTCCCGCGTGCTACGTCTCCGGCCTTTCGCGGCGCAAGGATCATGCACAAGTCGCCCTTCGGCGCTCATGGTCGAGAACACTGTCCTTGGGAATGCTCGTGCTGTAGATCTCGGCGCCGATTGCGCTGGAGCCGCCGAAAGCGATCACCCCCTCAAGAGCGGAGGATGGTTACAGTGAGATCGCCCCCCGCGCATTCCATACCGAGCCTGCAACACAGCGCGTCGCCACGGTCTGCCAGAGTGCGTGAGCCTATCCATTGGAGGGCATATGGCGCGTGAGTAGATTCCGAGGCTGGCTCCGAATCACAGAATTCAGTTACGTAAGGGACCACTGAGTTCCCCTCCCTTGGGGGTTTCTCCCGGATGCGCGGGGCTCCCCGAGCCCGGCGTGATTCCTCCCTCACGCCTTCACGCAACAATGTTCCGAGGAGAACCCGGCTCCGGGTCAGAGGACGCGGAGCCGGGGAACTTTTTTGGCTAGGCAATTCGGACGCGCTCATGAGCCAGACGGCCCGGGGCAAACTCTGCCATCCAACGAGATTAGCGCAAACACCATCATCCAATAGATAGCGGATGGCGGCTCGTGGAGGCGGTCCGACCATGCAAGCGAAGGCGATACGGCTTAGATGCGGCCGTTCGAGAGCGACCACAATCCTGCTGGCATGGGCCGCATGAAGAAGATCTTGGGACGTCTTTGGTCGCTCGTCGGCTTCATAGCCGTGATCGGTTCTTTCTATCTGCTTTACCGTGAGTTGAAGGGCGAGGCCGTCAGGGCTGATGTCTGGGCCGACCTGAAAGCCATCCCACTTTCTGCATATCTCGCCGCTGGCGCATCGACCTTGATGGCGTACGCAGCGCTCGCCTGGTACGATCACATCGCGCTGCTGCACCTTGGGGTAAGGCACATCTCTTGGATTTACATCTCCATCTGTTCCTTCACGACCTATGCCTTGTCTCACAACGTCGGCGCTTCGGTATTGTCCGGCGCCATGGTTCGTTACCGCGCATATTCGACGAAGGGGCTGACGATGGCGCAGGTGGGCGTGCTCGTCACGTTCTGTGCCCTCACCTTCGCCCTTGGCGGTATCTTAGTCGGCGGCATATTGCTTACCACCCGTCCCGCCATGTTGCAGCGCCTGTCTGGAATGCTGCCCGCGATCATCACCGATCCAGATACGGCGCTCACGATCGGGCTCGGCTGCCTCGCCGTCGTCGCGCTCTACGTCATTGGCTCGCTGATGCGTTTTCGCCCGCTCGCGATTAGCAAAATGGAAATCGTCTATCCGCGCCCGGGAGTCATGGCTAGGCAGTTGTTCGCGGCGCCCATCGAACTGGCTGGCGCAGCGGGCATCATCTATTTTGCGCTACCCGAAATCGGCAATCCCGGCCCTCTTGTCGTGCTGGGCACGTTTCTCTTTTCATTTTCGGCGGCGCTCGTCTCCACTGCGCCCGCCGGGTTAGGCGTGTTCGAAGTTTTGTTTATCAAGGCCATGCCCGACGTGCCGCACCTGAAAGTGCTTTCGGCGCTGCTCGTCTTTCGCCTGTTCTATTTGGTTATTCCGCTTCTGATGGCGATCGCCGTCGTGATCATTTTCGAGCGCGGCAAGCTCAGGGAAGCCAAAGGTCGCAGCGATCCAGACTGATCAAGGCTTTCCGGTAGTACGAACAGAGCCAGCCTAAGCGCCCAACGATCCGCGAAAGAGGCGGGCTAACGCCCGAAGGCGGCGCGGCTCAATCTTCGTGTTTCGAAAACGATGGCGCTATTTCAAGAATCCTTTCAACAGTGGCGCGAAGTGAAGCCTTGACCAGATCGAGTTTCACCAAAGCGTGCATAACCTCATCGTCGTCAATTGCGGTCGTTCTACCGAGCAGCGCAATGAGGACTATTGCTGCTGGGGCCCTTCGGCGCAAGCGCCGCACGGCATAGTGTATTTGCGCGGGAGTGGGCGTTTCGATGTAGCACAGGCAGATCAATCCGACATCCGTGGTGTCCAGAGAAGAGACGCGCGATTTCGACAGCACGCCGAATTCTTCGGCGCGTGCGCCAACTCCGCTTCGTTCGAGGAGCTGGGTGACTATCAAGGCCAAGGCCTCGTCAATCAGCCCGAGGCCAGGAATGCAGAGCGCCAACCTGCCGGTTCGGCCCCGTTGCGCCAGTTCCCGCGCCGCTTCTTCGGCCTTGTCGGCACGCGCCGACTCCCTCGCCTCGATTGCAGCTTCATGTGCTGGCTCGGGATCGCCTTTATGATCGCTCAGGTCGTCGACGATTTCGGCGACTGCGTCGCGAATGAGCAGTGTCCGATCGGGGTCGAGCAAACCACGCTCCGCGTCGGCCGCGGCAAGCTTGAGACCTTCCAGGAGGACTTCTTCGTAATAGGCGAGCAGTGACCTCTCCTTCAAAAACATTCGCGCCTGCTCACTCGCCTCCACCGGATCTCTTGCCAGCATCCGTTGATAGAGGAGCTCCGCCGGCATAAGCGCGGGTTGGTCGCCGAGCATCACGGTCAAGAATGCCAGTCGCTCCACATGCCGGCCAAGCACCACCAGGCAAATGGTCAGCGGCGTCGCCAAGATCAGTCCGATCGGCCCCCAGAGCCATGTCCAGAACGTGGCGGA
Protein-coding sequences here:
- a CDS encoding DUF3309 family protein — protein: MSLGTILLIVLVLMLVGAFPTWSHSASWGYFPSGALGTILIVVLILVLLGRL
- a CDS encoding UPF0104 family protein, which gives rise to MKKILGRLWSLVGFIAVIGSFYLLYRELKGEAVRADVWADLKAIPLSAYLAAGASTLMAYAALAWYDHIALLHLGVRHISWIYISICSFTTYALSHNVGASVLSGAMVRYRAYSTKGLTMAQVGVLVTFCALTFALGGILVGGILLTTRPAMLQRLSGMLPAIITDPDTALTIGLGCLAVVALYVIGSLMRFRPLAISKMEIVYPRPGVMARQLFAAPIELAGAAGIIYFALPEIGNPGPLVVLGTFLFSFSAALVSTAPAGLGVFEVLFIKAMPDVPHLKVLSALLVFRLFYLVIPLLMAIAVVIIFERGKLREAKGRSDPD